In one window of Arachis ipaensis cultivar K30076 chromosome B06, Araip1.1, whole genome shotgun sequence DNA:
- the LOC107604715 gene encoding probable protein S-acyltransferase 4 isoform X1, whose translation MGGNRKMQMESSPPSLKAAHNLKPLRVYQAWRGNNKFFCGGRLVFGPDVASLFLTTFLIAGPAIAFCIKIYLRIRQGNGDNDAQWVPVLAVGSALTVLASCMQDLLFLLMTSGRDPGIVPRNSRAPEFDEAFDIPTPSMEWINGTTPHLKLPRTKDVIINGHTVKVKFCDTCLLYRPPRTSHCSICNNCVQRFDHHCPWVGQCIGIRNYRWFFMFISTSTILCLYVFVFTWINIAQRGTLRTLTHDYVSDILIVYCFIAVWFVGGLTVFHFYLICTNQTTYENFRYQYDRRGNPYNKGSCGNLRETLCSRIQPSRNKFRSFVVEEEHMPHSLSPNHMDGMLTPKEKIDIEMGSMHAEGGGIPIPELLRKFDFDNFDDDLKFEDDEGQPSFDPFYSVDEDSRTSNATVVNFHSSEYDEPAESFHARERDRHNP comes from the exons ATGGGTGGGAATAGAAAGATGCAAATGGAGTCTTCTCCTCCTTCTCTCAAGGCGGCCCATAATTTGAAGCCACTGAGGGTCTATCAAGCATGGAGGGGAAACAAt aaatttttctgtggCGGGAGGCTTGTTTTTGGTCCTGATGTAGCTTCTTTGTTTCTTACAACATTTCTTATTGCTGGACCTGCAATTGCATTTTGCATTAAGATATATCTTAGAATCAGGCAAGGAAATGGTGATAACGATGCTCAGTGGGTTCCTGTATTGGCTGTGGGTTCAGCCCTCACTGTTTTG GCATCATGCATGCAGGATTTACTATTTCTCCTCATGACTTCTGGGAGAGATCCGGGAATTGTCCCTAGAAATTCTAGAGCACCTGAATTTGATGAGGCGTTTGATATACCTACCCCTTCCATGGAGTGGATTAATGGTACAACCCCTCATTTGAAACTTCCTCGAACAAAAGATGTGATCATTAATGGTCACACAGTAAAAGTGAAGTTCTGCGACACATGCTTGCTGTATCGCCCTCCTCGTACCTCTCATTGTTCCATATGCAACAACTGTGTCCAGAGATTTGATCATCATTGTCCCTGGGTTGGCCAATGCATTGGAATC CGAAACTATCGGTGGTTCTTCATGTTTATTTCAACTTCAACCATTTTGTGCCTGTATGTATTTGTGTTTACTTGGATCAATATTGCCCAGAGAGGCACATTGAGGACATTAACACATGATTATGTATCGGATATtctcatagtttattgctttatAGCCGTCTGGTTTGTTGGTGGCCTCACAGTTTTCCATTTCTATCTCATTTGCACGAACCAG ACAACTTATGAGAACTTCCGATACCAATATGATAGGAGGGGGAATCCATACAATAAGGGATCATGCGGAAATTTAAGAGAAACACTTTGCTCCCGTATCCAACCTTCAAGAAATAAGTTCCGATCATTTGTGGTGGAGGAGGAACATATGCCCCACTCTTTGAGTCCAAATCATATGGACGGAATGTTGACTCCAAAGGAGAAAATCGACATTGAAATGGGATCTATGCATGCAGAAGGAGGTGGCATACCCATTCCCGAACTTCTgcggaaatttgattttgataacTTTGATGATGATCTCAAGTTTGAAGATGATGAGGGACAACCTTCTTTTGATCCATTCTACAGTGTCGATGAAGATTCTCGGACATCTAATGCTACAGTTGTAAATTTCCATAGCAGTGAATATGATGAGCCTGCGGAAAGTTTCCATGCTAGAGAAAGGGATAGGCACAACCCATGA
- the LOC107604715 gene encoding probable protein S-acyltransferase 4 isoform X2 yields the protein MGGNRKMQMESSPPSLKAAHNLKPLRVYQAWRGNNKFFCGGRLVFGPDVASLFLTTFLIAGPAIAFCIKIYLRIRQGNGDNDAQWVPVLAVGSALTVLDLLFLLMTSGRDPGIVPRNSRAPEFDEAFDIPTPSMEWINGTTPHLKLPRTKDVIINGHTVKVKFCDTCLLYRPPRTSHCSICNNCVQRFDHHCPWVGQCIGIRNYRWFFMFISTSTILCLYVFVFTWINIAQRGTLRTLTHDYVSDILIVYCFIAVWFVGGLTVFHFYLICTNQTTYENFRYQYDRRGNPYNKGSCGNLRETLCSRIQPSRNKFRSFVVEEEHMPHSLSPNHMDGMLTPKEKIDIEMGSMHAEGGGIPIPELLRKFDFDNFDDDLKFEDDEGQPSFDPFYSVDEDSRTSNATVVNFHSSEYDEPAESFHARERDRHNP from the exons ATGGGTGGGAATAGAAAGATGCAAATGGAGTCTTCTCCTCCTTCTCTCAAGGCGGCCCATAATTTGAAGCCACTGAGGGTCTATCAAGCATGGAGGGGAAACAAt aaatttttctgtggCGGGAGGCTTGTTTTTGGTCCTGATGTAGCTTCTTTGTTTCTTACAACATTTCTTATTGCTGGACCTGCAATTGCATTTTGCATTAAGATATATCTTAGAATCAGGCAAGGAAATGGTGATAACGATGCTCAGTGGGTTCCTGTATTGGCTGTGGGTTCAGCCCTCACTGTTTTG GATTTACTATTTCTCCTCATGACTTCTGGGAGAGATCCGGGAATTGTCCCTAGAAATTCTAGAGCACCTGAATTTGATGAGGCGTTTGATATACCTACCCCTTCCATGGAGTGGATTAATGGTACAACCCCTCATTTGAAACTTCCTCGAACAAAAGATGTGATCATTAATGGTCACACAGTAAAAGTGAAGTTCTGCGACACATGCTTGCTGTATCGCCCTCCTCGTACCTCTCATTGTTCCATATGCAACAACTGTGTCCAGAGATTTGATCATCATTGTCCCTGGGTTGGCCAATGCATTGGAATC CGAAACTATCGGTGGTTCTTCATGTTTATTTCAACTTCAACCATTTTGTGCCTGTATGTATTTGTGTTTACTTGGATCAATATTGCCCAGAGAGGCACATTGAGGACATTAACACATGATTATGTATCGGATATtctcatagtttattgctttatAGCCGTCTGGTTTGTTGGTGGCCTCACAGTTTTCCATTTCTATCTCATTTGCACGAACCAG ACAACTTATGAGAACTTCCGATACCAATATGATAGGAGGGGGAATCCATACAATAAGGGATCATGCGGAAATTTAAGAGAAACACTTTGCTCCCGTATCCAACCTTCAAGAAATAAGTTCCGATCATTTGTGGTGGAGGAGGAACATATGCCCCACTCTTTGAGTCCAAATCATATGGACGGAATGTTGACTCCAAAGGAGAAAATCGACATTGAAATGGGATCTATGCATGCAGAAGGAGGTGGCATACCCATTCCCGAACTTCTgcggaaatttgattttgataacTTTGATGATGATCTCAAGTTTGAAGATGATGAGGGACAACCTTCTTTTGATCCATTCTACAGTGTCGATGAAGATTCTCGGACATCTAATGCTACAGTTGTAAATTTCCATAGCAGTGAATATGATGAGCCTGCGGAAAGTTTCCATGCTAGAGAAAGGGATAGGCACAACCCATGA